The [Bacillus] selenitireducens MLS10 genome includes a region encoding these proteins:
- the msrB gene encoding peptide-methionine (R)-S-oxide reductase MsrB codes for MKDKNERINALTPIQFQVTQQDGTEPPFDNPLWDFFEPGIYVDIVSGEPLFLSNDKFHSNCGWPSFSKPISEDALVEKKDTKLMMMRIEVRSKEADSHLGHVFNDGPEPTGLRYCINSAAIRFIPKSDMAEEGYEEYVHLIKS; via the coding sequence ATGAAAGATAAAAACGAACGGATCAATGCTTTGACACCTATTCAATTTCAGGTGACCCAGCAAGATGGAACAGAACCGCCATTTGATAATCCGCTGTGGGATTTTTTCGAACCCGGTATTTATGTCGATATTGTCAGTGGTGAGCCGTTATTTTTGTCAAATGATAAATTCCACTCCAATTGTGGGTGGCCGAGTTTTTCAAAGCCGATATCAGAAGATGCGCTTGTCGAAAAGAAAGATACCAAGCTGATGATGATGCGCATTGAGGTGAGAAGTAAGGAAGCTGATTCCCATCTTGGCCATGTCTTTAACGATGGTCCTGAACCGACCGGATTAAGATACTGCATTAATTCTGCTGCAATCAGATTTATACCGAAAAGCGATATGGCTGAGGAAGGCTATGAAGAATATGTCCATTTAATCAAATCGTAA
- a CDS encoding dipeptidase gives MNIYDLHCDALLKLYEDRTRSFKNSPDLEVNAERIREGQIKMQFFAIFIEPDTPSDIMFDAALQQIDLFHTEVLSQSDDIVKITSWHQLKDLKSHQTGAVLTLEGADAFGNDFSKWRILKELGVMSLGVTWNQANLCCDGIGESRGGGLTDFGKEIVAFNNRHGLLTDVSHISLAGFEDVLDLADFPIATHSNAYSLCSHRRNLRDEQLDRLIEKGALIGVVFNPPFIDEQDEATIPALIRHIDYICKRGGSKLISFGSDFDGIASYVKDLDHAGAYQNLITELLKSYSQDEVEGFAWKNAHRFLTSINH, from the coding sequence TTGAACATTTATGATCTGCACTGTGATGCATTGTTAAAATTATATGAAGACAGAACCCGATCCTTCAAGAACAGTCCCGATCTTGAAGTGAATGCTGAACGCATACGAGAGGGTCAGATTAAAATGCAGTTTTTCGCGATATTTATTGAGCCTGACACACCTTCCGACATCATGTTCGATGCGGCTTTACAGCAGATTGACCTCTTTCATACGGAAGTGTTGAGCCAAAGTGATGATATTGTCAAAATCACCTCATGGCATCAGCTCAAGGATTTGAAATCACACCAGACCGGTGCGGTTTTGACGCTCGAAGGCGCAGATGCATTCGGAAATGATTTTTCAAAATGGCGTATTCTCAAAGAACTCGGTGTTATGTCCCTTGGAGTAACATGGAATCAGGCCAACCTTTGCTGTGACGGCATTGGTGAATCGAGAGGGGGCGGCCTGACGGATTTCGGTAAAGAGATCGTCGCATTTAACAATCGTCATGGCCTTTTGACCGATGTCTCTCATATTTCACTTGCGGGTTTTGAAGATGTACTTGATTTAGCTGATTTCCCTATTGCCACTCATTCAAATGCATACAGCCTGTGCAGTCACCGGAGAAATCTGCGTGATGAGCAACTTGACAGGCTGATAGAAAAAGGAGCATTGATTGGTGTAGTATTTAATCCGCCGTTTATAGATGAACAAGATGAAGCAACGATTCCTGCATTAATCAGGCATATCGATTACATTTGCAAACGGGGTGGAAGCAAACTGATTTCGTTCGGTTCTGATTTTGACGGTATAGCGAGTTACGTAAAGGATCTTGATCATGCCGGGGCTTATCAGAATCTGATTACAGAACTGCTTAAATCATATAGTCAAGATGAGGTCGAGGGCTTTGCATGGAAGAATGCACACCGCTTTTTGACATCAATCAATCACTAA
- a CDS encoding 2-oxoglutarate dehydrogenase E1 component, translating to MAAHDIQVRKGWQQFNGVNLGYMFEQYERYEEDPSQVDDKLRAFFDKWGAYSESGSQDNGERLNDSVNLKKREHVAVQASFLAESIRRNGHLIADIMPFDTERRPEGLFNLEDFDLTKQDLQHLSAELLSPHYSKGLQNGDDAINHLKDAYTGNIAFQFKHIQEIKERKWLFREVETGAYKINLSDSDKTDLLQRLNKVEGFEHFLDKTFKGQKRFSVEGLDTMVPMLDQLVKDAVNAGSKHIFIGMAHRGRLNVLAHVLGKPYELIFSEFHDAPNPELVPSEGSTGINYGWTGDVKYHLGADREIKESASEATITLANNPSHLEFVNPVIEGLTRAAQDDRSKSGFPSHDPDLALPVLIHGDAAFPGQGVVAETINLSGLRGYSTGGTIHLIANNLLGFTTDSHDSRSTTYASDMARGFDVPVIHVNADDPESSLSAMNLAWKYRKAFGKDVVIDLIGYRRYGHNEMDEPLATQPSLYKIIQKHPTVFELYGEKLRQESKVTDEQLRKMRKEFTDKLNQQFDKIKGNKRETIDGDMSPPDVVTSSLERYQKNISPDSLEKVNEELLAFPESFSVFPKLKRILERRRDAFRDGAIDWGHAEALAFATIIKDGIPIRLTGQDSERGTFSHRHLILHDYETGDTFSPMHYLSNANASFALHNSPLSETACLGFEYGYNVEAPETLTIWEAQYGDFANGAQVILDQFISSGRAKWSQKSGLVLLLPHGYEGQGPEHSSARLERFLTLAAENNWHVANVTKASQYYHLLRRQAHSLGTDYVRPLILMAPKSLIRNERVVSSAKEMTEDEFKPVLVSPDMKASNQVERVILTQGKIGVELETAIAGLDEQPDWLIHVRIEELYPFPSASLRDVLQACGNVKEVIWLQEEPQNMGAWTYVMPYLQGLFGAEKISFTGRRRRSSPAEGDPKVHKLEHERMINSVLDRSSNLKGDSHNDRD from the coding sequence ATGGCAGCTCATGACATACAGGTGAGGAAAGGTTGGCAACAGTTTAACGGCGTTAATTTAGGCTATATGTTTGAACAATACGAACGCTATGAAGAAGATCCTTCGCAGGTGGATGATAAACTCAGGGCGTTTTTTGATAAATGGGGGGCATACTCTGAATCGGGAAGTCAGGACAACGGGGAACGATTGAATGATTCAGTGAACCTTAAAAAACGAGAGCACGTTGCCGTTCAGGCTTCATTTTTAGCGGAATCGATCAGACGAAACGGCCATCTGATTGCCGATATTATGCCTTTTGACACGGAACGAAGACCGGAAGGACTTTTTAATCTTGAAGATTTCGATCTTACGAAACAGGATCTTCAACATTTGTCCGCGGAGCTTTTATCCCCTCATTATTCCAAAGGGTTGCAGAATGGCGATGATGCGATCAACCATCTCAAAGATGCATACACCGGAAATATCGCATTTCAATTTAAGCACATTCAGGAAATTAAAGAACGCAAGTGGTTGTTCAGAGAAGTGGAAACAGGGGCCTATAAAATCAATCTGTCTGACAGTGACAAAACGGATCTTTTGCAACGTTTAAATAAAGTTGAAGGATTTGAACATTTCCTTGATAAGACATTTAAAGGACAAAAGCGTTTTTCTGTAGAGGGATTGGATACTATGGTTCCGATGCTTGATCAGCTCGTGAAAGATGCTGTGAATGCAGGATCCAAACACATTTTTATTGGCATGGCTCACCGGGGCAGACTGAACGTGCTTGCCCATGTTCTTGGAAAACCTTATGAATTGATTTTCTCCGAGTTTCATGATGCTCCAAACCCCGAATTGGTTCCTTCGGAAGGTTCCACAGGAATTAACTATGGATGGACGGGTGATGTGAAATATCACCTCGGAGCGGACCGCGAAATTAAGGAAAGTGCCTCTGAAGCGACGATTACATTAGCGAATAATCCAAGTCACCTTGAATTTGTGAATCCCGTCATCGAAGGATTAACCCGTGCAGCGCAGGATGACCGTTCAAAGTCAGGCTTCCCGTCACATGATCCTGATTTGGCATTGCCAGTTCTGATTCACGGTGACGCAGCATTCCCGGGACAAGGGGTAGTTGCAGAAACCATTAATTTGAGCGGTCTCAGGGGATATTCAACCGGTGGTACCATTCACCTGATTGCTAACAACCTTCTCGGATTTACGACTGACAGCCATGATTCACGATCGACGACTTATGCCAGTGATATGGCCAGAGGTTTTGACGTCCCTGTGATTCATGTGAATGCTGATGATCCTGAGTCCTCGTTGTCGGCTATGAACCTTGCCTGGAAATACCGAAAAGCCTTTGGGAAAGACGTTGTAATCGATTTGATCGGTTATCGGAGATACGGGCACAATGAAATGGATGAACCATTGGCAACCCAGCCGTCTCTCTACAAAATCATTCAAAAACACCCAACTGTTTTTGAACTTTACGGCGAAAAACTGCGGCAAGAATCAAAAGTGACAGATGAACAGCTTCGCAAAATGAGAAAAGAGTTTACGGATAAATTAAATCAGCAGTTCGACAAAATCAAAGGAAACAAACGTGAAACAATTGACGGTGATATGTCTCCTCCTGATGTGGTGACAAGCAGCCTTGAACGTTACCAAAAAAATATATCTCCCGATTCTCTTGAGAAAGTAAACGAAGAGCTGTTGGCATTCCCTGAGTCGTTTTCAGTATTTCCAAAACTGAAACGCATCCTCGAACGCCGACGTGATGCTTTTCGCGATGGCGCAATTGATTGGGGTCATGCTGAAGCACTTGCCTTTGCAACCATTATTAAAGATGGCATCCCAATTCGCCTGACTGGTCAGGATTCTGAGCGGGGTACATTCTCTCACAGGCATTTGATTTTACATGACTATGAAACGGGAGACACATTTTCACCCATGCATTATTTGTCGAATGCAAATGCTTCCTTTGCTCTTCATAACAGTCCTCTCTCAGAGACAGCCTGCCTTGGCTTCGAATACGGTTACAATGTAGAAGCACCTGAAACATTAACGATCTGGGAGGCGCAATACGGTGATTTTGCAAATGGGGCTCAGGTTATATTGGATCAGTTCATTTCAAGTGGCAGGGCGAAGTGGTCCCAGAAATCGGGATTAGTACTCTTATTGCCTCACGGTTATGAAGGACAGGGGCCTGAACATTCGAGTGCCAGATTGGAGCGATTCTTGACACTCGCAGCTGAGAATAACTGGCACGTGGCCAATGTGACGAAAGCAAGCCAGTACTATCACTTACTTCGAAGACAGGCGCATTCATTGGGAACGGATTACGTGAGACCACTTATTCTGATGGCGCCAAAAAGTCTGATACGAAATGAACGCGTCGTATCCAGTGCCAAGGAAATGACAGAAGACGAATTTAAACCGGTCCTTGTATCACCGGATATGAAGGCTTCAAATCAGGTTGAGCGGGTGATCCTGACGCAAGGTAAGATTGGGGTGGAACTCGAAACAGCAATCGCCGGTTTGGACGAACAGCCGGATTGGCTGATACATGTTCGTATAGAAGAACTGTATCCATTCCCGTCTGCATCATTGCGGGATGTCTTGCAGGCGTGCGGTAATGTTAAAGAAGTCATTTGGCTTCAGGAAGAGCCTCAAAATATGGGGGCATGGACATATGTCATGCCTTATTTGCAAGGGTTGTTTGGAGCTGAGAAAATCAGCTTTACAGGCCGAAGGAGAAGATCCAGTCCGGCAGAGGGGGATCCAAAGGTACACAAATTGGAACATGAACG
- a CDS encoding D-alanyl-D-alanine carboxypeptidase family protein: protein MISRHVSIYAAGVILFTGIMVMLMPIQISAEDEVVSEAYAVIDAKTGTLLDGKNHREEMYPASLTKIATAVIAIEHLDLDEEVTISNKAIHADGTRVYLEEGESLTVEQLLYGIMISSANDASIALAEHIAGSVEAFSRLMNTYIQNEIGLENTYFTNPHGLFDEEHVTTAEDMARIMKYALENDTYRELAEKTDYHWQSEGWDTRIFHHHAMRRHYDFVTAGKNGFVSQSGLTLATSGIQDQTELIVVNLNAPSRSRIVSDTLTLFERNFDLYETVTIDIPPSLFPRTAKAPDSVALTTLQNEPVRLTVSEQYLMFRGHAGRLIHFQRIPISDSFALHRKSIIRHYPESAYLIEEPFIARLN from the coding sequence ATGATCTCAAGACATGTAAGCATCTATGCAGCAGGAGTTATACTATTTACCGGGATAATGGTCATGCTCATGCCCATTCAGATATCAGCAGAAGATGAAGTAGTCAGTGAGGCCTATGCAGTAATTGATGCTAAGACGGGCACATTGTTGGATGGAAAGAATCACAGGGAAGAAATGTATCCGGCAAGTTTGACAAAAATAGCAACGGCTGTCATTGCCATCGAACACCTGGATTTAGATGAGGAAGTCACGATCAGTAATAAAGCCATTCATGCGGATGGAACAAGAGTGTATCTTGAAGAAGGTGAATCACTCACAGTGGAACAGCTTTTATACGGAATCATGATCAGTTCTGCAAATGATGCAAGCATTGCTCTTGCAGAACATATCGCAGGATCCGTGGAAGCATTCAGCCGTTTGATGAATACATATATTCAAAATGAGATTGGTCTCGAGAACACCTATTTTACGAATCCTCACGGGTTATTTGATGAAGAGCATGTGACCACGGCAGAGGATATGGCCCGTATCATGAAATATGCCCTTGAGAATGATACGTACAGAGAACTCGCTGAAAAAACGGACTATCATTGGCAGTCTGAAGGTTGGGATACCCGGATCTTTCATCATCATGCGATGAGGAGGCACTATGACTTTGTGACGGCGGGAAAAAACGGTTTTGTTTCACAATCTGGTTTGACATTGGCTACTTCCGGTATTCAGGATCAAACCGAACTGATTGTAGTCAATCTCAATGCTCCATCCCGTTCCCGAATTGTATCAGATACATTAACGCTGTTCGAACGTAATTTTGACTTATATGAGACCGTGACAATTGATATTCCACCATCACTGTTCCCTCGAACTGCCAAAGCACCCGATTCTGTTGCACTGACGACTTTGCAAAATGAACCGGTCCGTCTTACGGTCTCTGAGCAATATCTGATGTTCAGAGGACATGCAGGACGACTTATTCATTTTCAACGCATACCAATATCAGATTCATTTGCCCTACATCGTAAATCCATCATCCGGCATTATCCGGAGTCTGCTTATTTAATCGAAGAACCGTTTATTGCAAGATTGAATTAA
- a CDS encoding alpha/beta hydrolase gives MANVTIWLKRIGFFMIMATGAFIIAVATAVFYWQSTDAGRLPAKTAVVLHAINNNLVPLDIDIQLPDFLSGASSPGGTGSRMVREDISIPVTEDHDIPARVYYPNTDGPHPMMMYYHGGAFMEGYGNLETHDNIIRSIARRTNSVVIAPSYRLAPSYVYPTAIEDSYAALTWAMEHADRFNGNPSQMNVAGDSAGGNIATVVSMMARDREGPEIQSQVLLYPLTTFLEVPFDSRDRYDSGYFLLSRSVMFRARDLYTPQELMWTSPYTSPLHAPDLSGLPPALIITAQFDPLRDEGEAYAVRLFDSGVPVKLTRYEGVMHAFISFYEVMQSGRDGLTEVTGFIREVNSGQLESEQDRLTLSVAPPPQGADRIRDQSEAFAIGTYLLFRTGMNMFNSILYKE, from the coding sequence ATGGCTAATGTTACGATTTGGCTGAAGCGGATCGGTTTTTTTATGATTATGGCAACAGGGGCATTTATCATCGCTGTGGCAACTGCCGTATTTTACTGGCAGTCCACCGATGCCGGACGGCTCCCCGCTAAAACAGCCGTCGTGCTTCATGCCATTAATAATAACCTCGTACCTTTGGATATCGATATTCAGTTACCTGATTTTTTAAGTGGCGCCAGTTCACCTGGCGGTACCGGTTCAAGAATGGTGAGGGAGGATATCAGTATTCCAGTAACAGAGGATCATGATATTCCTGCCCGGGTTTATTACCCAAATACAGACGGCCCGCATCCAATGATGATGTATTATCATGGAGGCGCATTTATGGAAGGATACGGGAATCTGGAAACGCATGACAATATCATCCGATCCATTGCAAGACGTACAAACAGTGTTGTAATTGCACCTTCATACCGGTTGGCTCCGTCCTACGTCTATCCCACAGCAATTGAAGACAGTTATGCTGCGTTAACCTGGGCAATGGAGCATGCAGATCGTTTCAATGGAAATCCTTCTCAAATGAATGTAGCCGGTGACAGTGCCGGCGGAAATATTGCTACCGTTGTCTCAATGATGGCCAGAGACAGAGAAGGACCGGAGATTCAATCTCAGGTCCTTCTGTATCCGCTGACAACATTTCTCGAAGTGCCTTTTGATTCCCGGGATCGTTACGACAGCGGTTACTTTTTACTTTCACGTTCAGTTATGTTCCGTGCAAGAGATTTATATACACCTCAGGAATTAATGTGGACAAGCCCCTATACGTCGCCTCTTCATGCCCCGGACCTGTCGGGTCTTCCGCCTGCGCTGATTATAACGGCGCAATTTGATCCGCTGCGTGATGAGGGAGAAGCATATGCGGTGCGGTTGTTTGACTCTGGCGTTCCGGTAAAACTTACCCGGTATGAAGGTGTGATGCATGCATTCATTTCCTTTTATGAAGTGATGCAAAGCGGACGGGACGGTCTAACGGAAGTTACCGGATTCATCAGAGAAGTGAACAGCGGTCAGTTAGAAAGTGAACAGGACCGACTGACCCTCTCTGTTGCTCCTCCACCGCAAGGGGCAGATCGAATAAGAGATCAGTCTGAAGCGTTTGCGATCGGCACCTATTTATTATTCCGGACAGGAATGAATATGTTTAACAGCATACTGTACAAAGAATAA
- the fumC gene encoding class II fumarate hydratase — MSYRIEKDTLGEVQVPEDKWWGAQTQRSLQNFKIGEEKMPKQVVEAFTILKEATAAANLRLENMDEEKSKMIQRVCQELREDATYSHFPLVVWQTGSGTQSNMNMNEVVAHRSNQLFEEQGSNTRIHPNDDVNRSQSSNDTFPTAMHIAAVKDVQERLLPSLQRLRGVIEDKVAAFDHVIKIGRTHLQDATPLTLGQEMSGWAYMLKRSEDMISESLKQLQPLAIGGTAVGTGINAHPDFGAMTAEEIARITGLPFESSANKFHALTSHDEMVYVHGAIKGLAADLMKIANDVRWLSSGPRSGIGELTIPANEPGSSIMPGKVNPTQSEAITMAVTQVMGNDATIGFAASQGNFELNVFKPVIIYNFLQSVRLLADAMDSFNDKCAVGIEANEDTIAEHVKNSLMLVTALNPYIGYEKAATIAKTAFANQSTLKETAVELGYLSAEQFDEYIDLEKMVRPKA; from the coding sequence ATGAGTTACCGTATTGAAAAAGACACGCTCGGAGAAGTGCAAGTGCCGGAAGACAAATGGTGGGGGGCACAGACACAAAGAAGTTTGCAAAATTTCAAAATCGGTGAAGAGAAAATGCCGAAACAGGTTGTCGAGGCATTCACGATTTTGAAAGAGGCGACTGCAGCTGCCAACCTGCGGCTCGAGAACATGGACGAAGAAAAAAGCAAGATGATTCAGCGTGTTTGCCAGGAGCTGCGAGAAGACGCTACATACAGCCATTTCCCACTTGTCGTGTGGCAAACCGGGAGTGGCACTCAATCAAATATGAACATGAATGAAGTCGTTGCTCACCGATCAAATCAGTTGTTTGAAGAGCAAGGATCCAACACGAGAATTCATCCAAACGATGATGTGAATCGTTCTCAAAGCTCAAATGATACATTCCCGACAGCCATGCATATTGCGGCGGTAAAAGATGTTCAAGAACGTTTACTGCCTTCTTTGCAGCGCTTAAGAGGTGTCATCGAAGATAAAGTGGCTGCTTTTGATCATGTCATCAAAATCGGACGCACTCACCTGCAGGATGCAACACCGCTGACGCTGGGGCAGGAGATGAGTGGTTGGGCCTATATGCTGAAACGGTCAGAAGACATGATATCTGAATCTCTCAAACAGCTGCAACCTCTGGCAATTGGCGGTACAGCCGTCGGTACAGGGATCAATGCCCATCCGGACTTCGGTGCGATGACTGCTGAGGAGATTGCCAGAATCACCGGCCTTCCTTTCGAATCATCTGCCAATAAGTTTCACGCTTTAACAAGCCATGATGAGATGGTTTATGTCCACGGCGCTATAAAAGGACTTGCTGCGGATTTAATGAAAATTGCGAATGATGTCCGATGGCTTTCGAGCGGTCCACGATCCGGGATTGGTGAATTGACGATTCCGGCAAATGAACCGGGAAGCTCGATCATGCCGGGCAAGGTCAATCCTACTCAGTCTGAAGCCATCACGATGGCTGTCACTCAGGTCATGGGGAATGATGCGACCATTGGATTTGCTGCCTCTCAGGGCAACTTCGAGTTAAATGTTTTTAAACCGGTTATCATTTATAATTTCCTGCAATCTGTCAGACTTCTTGCTGATGCCATGGACTCATTTAACGACAAATGTGCAGTTGGAATTGAAGCAAATGAAGATACGATTGCTGAGCATGTAAAAAATTCTCTGATGCTGGTTACGGCATTGAATCCTTATATCGGATATGAAAAGGCAGCGACAATTGCCAAGACTGCTTTTGCCAACCAGTCAACATTAAAAGAAACGGCTGTTGAACTTGGCTATTTATCAGCAGAGCAGTTCGATGAGTACATTGATCTTGAAAAAATGGTACGTCCAAAAGCCTGA
- the msrA gene encoding peptide-methionine (S)-S-oxide reductase MsrA, translating to MSEQFRKATFAGGCFWCMVKPFDEEDGIEEVISGYTGGTKPNPTYKEVCSETTGHREAVQITYDPEKVDYEDLVDLFWQQIDPTDAGGQFHDRGHSYTTAIYYHDDEQKEIAERSKLKLDESGKFHKPVVTDILPAKAFYLAEDYHQDYHKKNPMHYKMYRKGSGREDYIKGTWG from the coding sequence ATGTCTGAGCAATTCAGAAAAGCAACCTTTGCCGGAGGCTGTTTCTGGTGCATGGTAAAGCCATTTGATGAAGAAGATGGGATTGAAGAAGTGATCAGTGGGTATACCGGTGGTACGAAGCCAAATCCCACTTACAAAGAAGTCTGCTCGGAAACGACAGGACATCGAGAAGCGGTACAAATCACGTATGACCCTGAAAAAGTTGACTATGAGGATTTGGTCGATTTGTTTTGGCAACAGATTGATCCTACCGATGCTGGAGGACAGTTTCACGATCGGGGTCATTCTTATACAACAGCGATCTATTATCATGACGATGAACAAAAGGAGATCGCAGAACGTTCCAAACTGAAACTTGACGAAAGCGGGAAATTCCACAAGCCTGTTGTCACGGACATTTTACCTGCTAAAGCTTTTTATCTTGCAGAAGATTATCACCAGGATTATCACAAAAAGAATCCGATGCATTATAAAATGTACAGAAAAGGCAGTGGCAGAGAAGACTATATCAAAGGAACGTGGGGGTAA
- a CDS encoding aminotransferase A, whose translation MTNETDMNSRIGSKAASIQLSGIRRFFNQVQHYPDAVQLTLGQPDFPTPVHIKEAAINAIEQNHTTYTANAGIMPLREAVSAFMQDKYNLSFHPENEIIVTAGASQAIDTALRTLLDPGDEVLIPAPVYPAYEPVIKLAGATPVLIDTSNTSFKLTVNQIKANETSKTKVIIFPYPSNPTGVVMTKDELIELGDFLQNRPYFVLADEIYSELNESGQHTSIGNIKGMREKTIVINGVSKSHAMTGWRIGFLMAPAYLITHMIKVHQYNISCASSISQYAALAAMTDGKYDAEQMRMAYAKRRDFVLRRLDDIGIPVTEPKGAFYVFPSIKKKGLSSMDFALKLLEQEKLAVVPGDAFSEFGEGYIRISYAYAMAELEEAMNRLERFWFSL comes from the coding sequence ATGACAAATGAAACAGATATGAACAGCCGAATCGGTTCGAAGGCCGCTTCGATACAACTGTCAGGGATCAGACGTTTTTTTAATCAGGTACAACATTATCCTGATGCTGTTCAATTAACACTTGGCCAGCCTGATTTTCCGACTCCTGTCCATATAAAAGAGGCTGCTATAAATGCGATCGAACAAAATCATACCACTTATACAGCCAATGCCGGGATCATGCCGCTTCGAGAAGCTGTATCGGCGTTTATGCAGGACAAGTATAATCTTTCTTTTCATCCGGAGAATGAAATCATTGTCACTGCAGGAGCTTCCCAAGCGATAGATACAGCATTACGAACGTTGCTTGATCCCGGGGATGAAGTGTTGATTCCCGCCCCTGTATATCCTGCTTATGAACCGGTGATCAAATTAGCGGGTGCTACTCCGGTTCTGATCGACACATCCAATACTTCATTTAAATTGACCGTAAACCAGATCAAAGCCAACGAAACTTCCAAAACAAAAGTGATCATTTTTCCATATCCATCAAATCCAACGGGGGTTGTTATGACGAAGGATGAACTCATTGAACTGGGTGATTTTTTGCAAAACCGTCCCTACTTCGTATTAGCTGATGAAATTTATTCAGAATTGAATGAATCAGGGCAACATACATCTATTGGTAATATTAAAGGCATGAGAGAAAAAACGATCGTGATCAACGGGGTCAGTAAATCTCACGCGATGACGGGTTGGCGAATCGGCTTTCTTATGGCACCTGCTTACCTGATTACACATATGATCAAGGTGCACCAGTACAATATCAGCTGTGCATCGTCCATCAGTCAATATGCAGCTTTGGCTGCCATGACAGACGGTAAGTATGATGCCGAGCAGATGAGAATGGCATATGCAAAGAGAAGAGATTTTGTTTTGCGTCGATTAGACGACATTGGGATCCCTGTGACAGAACCAAAAGGAGCATTTTATGTCTTTCCATCAATAAAGAAAAAAGGACTTTCCTCAATGGATTTTGCCTTAAAACTTCTCGAGCAGGAAAAATTGGCGGTTGTTCCAGGCGATGCATTCTCGGAATTTGGAGAGGGGTATATCAGGATTTCGTATGCTTATGCCATGGCAGAATTAGAAGAAGCGATGAATCGTCTCGAAAGATTTTGGTTCAGTCTGTAG